A stretch of Fluviicola sp. DNA encodes these proteins:
- the lpdA gene encoding dihydrolipoyl dehydrogenase, whose translation MNYDIIVIGSGPGGYVTAIRASQLGLKTAVVERDALGGICLNWGCIPTKALLKSANVFEYIQHASDYGITVKDSKADFGGMVDRSRGVANGMSQGIQFLMKKNKIDVIKGTGVLKAGKKVAVTGEDGKVTEYSADKGIIIATGARSRQLPNLPQDGSKIIGYREAMSMKTQPKKMVVVGSGAIGVEFAYFYNAIGTEVTIVEYLPNVVPIEDEEVSKQLEKSFKKAGINIMTNASVEAVDTSGKGCVVTIKTAKGEEKIECDVVLSAVGIQANIENIGLEELGIVVDKGRILVNDFYQTNIPGYFAIGDVIPTAALAHVASAEGIICVEKIAGHHPEPLDYGNIPGCTYCSPEVASVGMTEKAAKEAGMEIKVGKFPFSASGKASAAGAKDGFVKLIFDAKYGELLGAHMIGANVTEMIAEIVAIRKLEVTGHELIKTVHPHPTMSEAVMEAAAAAYGEVIHL comes from the coding sequence ATGAATTACGATATCATAGTTATTGGGAGTGGTCCCGGCGGATATGTTACCGCTATTCGCGCATCGCAATTGGGTTTGAAAACTGCAGTTGTAGAGCGTGATGCATTGGGTGGAATCTGTTTGAACTGGGGATGTATTCCAACAAAAGCGCTATTGAAGAGTGCAAACGTGTTTGAATACATTCAACATGCATCTGACTACGGAATTACCGTAAAGGATTCAAAAGCAGATTTCGGAGGAATGGTTGATCGTTCCAGAGGTGTTGCCAACGGAATGAGCCAGGGAATCCAGTTCCTGATGAAAAAAAACAAGATTGATGTGATCAAAGGAACAGGTGTTCTGAAAGCAGGAAAAAAAGTAGCTGTTACCGGAGAAGACGGGAAAGTGACTGAGTATTCTGCTGACAAAGGAATCATCATCGCAACAGGTGCACGTTCACGTCAGTTGCCGAATTTGCCTCAGGACGGATCCAAAATCATCGGGTACCGTGAAGCAATGAGCATGAAAACGCAACCTAAGAAAATGGTGGTTGTTGGTTCAGGTGCAATCGGTGTGGAATTTGCTTATTTCTACAATGCAATCGGAACAGAAGTAACGATCGTAGAATATTTACCGAACGTAGTTCCGATCGAAGACGAAGAAGTATCCAAGCAATTGGAAAAATCCTTCAAGAAGGCTGGAATCAATATTATGACGAACGCATCTGTTGAAGCGGTTGATACTTCCGGAAAAGGATGTGTTGTGACTATCAAAACAGCTAAAGGGGAAGAAAAGATCGAATGTGATGTGGTTCTTTCTGCTGTTGGAATCCAGGCAAACATTGAAAATATCGGATTGGAAGAATTGGGAATTGTTGTTGACAAGGGAAGAATCCTCGTAAACGATTTCTACCAGACCAATATCCCGGGTTACTTCGCAATCGGAGACGTTATTCCTACGGCTGCACTGGCACACGTTGCTTCTGCCGAAGGAATTATCTGTGTAGAGAAAATCGCGGGTCACCATCCGGAACCACTGGATTACGGAAATATCCCTGGATGTACTTACTGTTCTCCGGAAGTTGCGTCTGTTGGTATGACAGAAAAAGCAGCGAAAGAAGCAGGAATGGAAATCAAAGTGGGGAAATTCCCGTTCTCAGCATCCGGTAAAGCATCTGCCGCCGGAGCAAAAGACGGTTTCGTGAAGTTGATCTTTGACGCGAAATACGGTGAATTGCTGGGAGCTCACATGATCGGGGCAAACGTTACTGAAATGATCGCTGAGATCGTTGCTATCCGCAAACTGGAAGTAACGGGTCATGAATTGATCAAAACGGTTCACCCACACCCAACCATGTCTGAAGCAGTGATGGAAGCTGCAGCAGCTGCATACGGAGAAGTGATCCATTTGTAA
- a CDS encoding PKD domain-containing protein translates to MKYIKLLLVTLLFSFSFSLFTGTQSANAQCNTNTSICTAGTAGPYTFVSPGPVVSTCLDFFGPNMGYIILHITTSGPLNMLIDGNSNSGFLDVAVFNIPNGQSPCTAIQNTSNQIGCNYASASSGCNQFGNSFPCSSSVPAPMVTAGQEIMIVVENWSGSSSTFTMSLGPTGAQTGLPNSTITPAGPFCVTSGSTQLIAADMGGTWSGPGVSPTGVFNPATAGIGTHTISYVVGSGACTSPVSTTTITVNSATVTPPPAQTICAGGSATLTASGAGTYTWSPPTGLSSTTGATVTASPASTTTYTVTGNTAGCTSNATVTVTVAPITVGVTPSTTICSGASTTLTATGATNYTWSPATGLSSTTGATVTANPTTTTTYTVTGTTGSCSATATTTVTVTPLNLTVSPNASICSGASTTLTAGGASSYSWSPATGLSASTGASVTATPASTTTYTVTGTNGSCTATQTVTVTVTPLALTVSPNASICTGGSTVLTASGATNYSWSPSTGLSSTTGASVTASPTTTTTYTVSGTSGSCTASLPVTVTVTPVVVSVSPNTSICSGASTTLTASGATNYSWSPSTGLSSATGASVTANPTVTTTYTVTGTTGSCSATASMTLTVNPVPTVSATNNGPLCEGGTMQLQATSLPGTNYSWSGPNGFSAGTQNGSIPSVTVSAGGTYTVTTSLNGCTSSTTTDVVVNSGQVPVITPAGPFCEAAANTMLSASISGGTWSGDGIVDATTGEFSPTQAGAGSHSITYTVTSGCATPATSSILINPMPVVQISTLRSSGCVPFSTYIVDESNPSGSVTWNFGDGSPNSNQLDSVNHTFNSAGCYDITVTSTSQAGCATTTLFPSFICALPNAVAAFSVNDPVHGLMNPEFHTFNTSSNASVYSWDFGDGEMSNLFNPSHTYTEDAGNYVITLIANNAGNCPDTAKVTVTIQEELVYYVPNTFTPDGDEFNNVFTPVFTSGFDPFNYTLTIYNRWGETLFESNDTQYGWDGTYNGELCKAGVYTWTVRFKSSGSDKKNTKTGHIQLLR, encoded by the coding sequence ATGAAATACATTAAGTTACTACTCGTTACTCTCCTATTCTCTTTTTCCTTTTCTCTTTTCACCGGAACCCAATCGGCAAATGCACAGTGTAATACCAACACCTCCATTTGTACGGCAGGAACCGCAGGGCCATACACGTTTGTGTCTCCTGGGCCGGTTGTGAGTACCTGTCTGGATTTCTTCGGCCCGAATATGGGATACATCATCCTGCACATTACGACTTCGGGGCCACTGAACATGCTGATCGACGGAAATTCCAACTCGGGTTTCCTGGATGTAGCTGTTTTCAATATTCCGAACGGGCAATCTCCATGTACTGCCATTCAAAATACCAGCAACCAAATCGGTTGTAACTATGCGAGTGCATCCAGCGGATGTAACCAGTTCGGGAACTCTTTCCCTTGTTCATCGTCTGTTCCGGCTCCGATGGTTACAGCAGGACAGGAAATCATGATCGTGGTTGAAAACTGGAGTGGAAGTTCCAGCACTTTTACCATGTCACTCGGGCCAACAGGAGCTCAAACGGGCCTTCCGAATTCGACCATTACCCCGGCAGGGCCATTTTGTGTAACATCCGGTTCCACGCAATTAATTGCTGCCGACATGGGAGGAACCTGGTCTGGACCGGGAGTTTCCCCGACAGGAGTATTCAATCCTGCAACTGCAGGTATCGGTACACATACCATCAGTTATGTAGTAGGATCAGGTGCATGTACTTCACCGGTTTCCACCACAACCATTACTGTAAACAGCGCAACAGTAACTCCACCACCTGCACAAACCATTTGTGCGGGAGGAAGTGCAACATTGACTGCAAGCGGTGCAGGAACCTATACCTGGTCGCCGCCAACAGGATTATCATCCACAACGGGAGCCACGGTCACCGCCAGTCCGGCATCAACGACCACGTATACCGTTACCGGAAATACAGCCGGCTGTACCAGTAATGCAACGGTCACCGTAACAGTCGCCCCGATCACCGTTGGTGTTACACCAAGTACAACCATTTGTTCGGGTGCTTCTACTACCTTAACAGCAACAGGTGCAACCAATTATACCTGGTCTCCGGCCACTGGATTATCGTCGACAACCGGCGCTACGGTAACTGCTAATCCAACGACAACAACTACGTATACCGTAACAGGAACAACCGGATCCTGCTCGGCAACGGCTACAACAACCGTTACCGTAACTCCATTGAACCTGACCGTTTCACCCAATGCAAGTATTTGCAGCGGTGCATCAACTACATTAACAGCCGGCGGAGCAAGCAGTTATTCCTGGTCGCCTGCAACCGGATTGTCGGCTTCCACGGGAGCAAGTGTTACGGCAACTCCTGCTTCAACGACCACTTACACAGTGACCGGTACAAACGGATCCTGTACAGCTACTCAAACGGTTACTGTAACAGTTACTCCACTTGCGCTCACGGTTTCTCCCAACGCAAGTATTTGCACCGGTGGTTCTACCGTTTTGACTGCCAGTGGAGCAACCAACTATTCCTGGTCACCTTCAACAGGATTATCGTCTACTACGGGAGCCAGTGTTACCGCCAGTCCGACGACAACCACAACGTATACGGTTTCCGGAACCAGCGGAAGCTGTACGGCTTCTTTACCGGTAACGGTTACTGTTACTCCGGTGGTTGTTTCGGTTTCACCGAATACAAGTATTTGCAGCGGAGCTTCAACGACATTAACCGCGTCAGGAGCTACCAATTACAGCTGGAGCCCTTCTACCGGGTTATCTTCTGCTACAGGAGCAAGTGTCACGGCAAATCCAACAGTTACCACTACTTATACCGTAACCGGAACAACAGGATCTTGCTCTGCAACCGCAAGCATGACCTTAACGGTTAACCCGGTTCCAACGGTTAGCGCAACGAATAACGGTCCGCTGTGTGAAGGAGGCACCATGCAACTTCAAGCGACTAGTTTACCGGGAACTAATTACAGCTGGTCAGGGCCAAACGGATTCAGCGCGGGTACTCAAAACGGTTCTATTCCTTCGGTTACAGTAAGCGCAGGCGGGACTTATACAGTTACCACATCCCTCAACGGCTGTACCTCTTCCACAACAACCGACGTAGTTGTCAATTCCGGGCAAGTACCTGTTATTACTCCTGCGGGTCCGTTCTGTGAAGCAGCAGCCAACACGATGCTTTCTGCAAGCATTTCAGGGGGAACCTGGTCGGGAGACGGAATTGTGGATGCCACTACCGGTGAATTCTCACCCACACAGGCAGGAGCAGGTTCTCATTCCATAACATATACCGTTACGAGCGGATGTGCAACACCGGCAACTTCCAGCATTCTTATCAACCCAATGCCTGTTGTTCAGATTTCGACACTACGCTCCAGCGGTTGCGTTCCATTCTCTACTTACATTGTAGACGAGAGCAATCCTTCAGGTTCCGTTACCTGGAATTTCGGAGACGGTTCTCCAAACTCAAATCAGTTGGACAGTGTGAATCATACTTTCAACAGTGCCGGATGCTATGATATTACGGTTACTTCTACCAGCCAGGCGGGATGTGCTACCACCACTTTATTCCCAAGCTTTATTTGTGCTTTGCCGAATGCCGTTGCAGCATTTTCTGTAAACGACCCGGTGCATGGTTTGATGAATCCGGAATTCCATACATTTAATACTTCTTCCAATGCTTCTGTTTATTCCTGGGATTTCGGTGACGGAGAAATGAGCAATTTGTTCAATCCAAGTCATACGTATACGGAAGATGCAGGAAACTATGTGATTACATTGATTGCAAATAATGCAGGAAATTGTCCGGATACGGCCAAAGTTACGGTAACAATCCAGGAAGAATTGGTTTACTACGTTCCGAATACCTTTACTCCGGACGGAGATGAGTTCAACAACGTATTCACTCCGGTATTTACTTCCGGATTTGATCCTTTCAATTATACATTGACGATTTATAACCGCTGGGGAGAAACGCTGTTTGAATCGAACGATACGCAATACGGCTGGGACGGCACATACAACGGTGAATTATGCAAAGCCGGAGTATACACCTGGACAGTACGTTTCAAGTCTTCGGGATCGGATAAAAAGAATACGAAAACGGGACATATCCAATTGTTGAGATAA
- a CDS encoding TonB-dependent receptor, whose product MKQILSLFAFLTVSIISFSQDHTVRGFLFNNVNSEVVPFEKVILVPTEKTQAILGASADVNGFFSIPKVPIGTYLLKIQSADFKEYNQEIKVIEKGGITELRIELLEEDATDIGEVEISAETKAKTTEVLMSVIKLDKKGLERIPAVGAENDITAAFSVTPGVVTTGDQGGQLYVRGGTPIQNKVLLDGMTIYNPFHSIGFFSIFETELVKNVDIYTGGFDSKYGGRISSVMDITYRDGNKKNFGGKVSVSPFLAKLVVEGPMYRAKEGRPGAGSFIFSAKHSLLDYTSKDLYRGVNNGNGLPYNFTDLYGKLTFATGQGSKISVFGFSNTDKVNYNESAALDFQQAGGGLSWILLPGGGKTFIKGHLTASSYKTNFNEVGSQPRTSSIVGTDLGFDFSYFLKNESQIDYGIGINIFKTDYLTYNEVASKIQDQNNTVEIGAYANYKFVTKRFVVQPGMRVQAYASLSTISLEPRLGIKYNASDIFRLKLSGGRYSQNFTTASSDRDIVNLFNGLLSAPSNVQANFITENGKTKNPKNGIQYSWHAIIGGELDLTKNLMLNIEGYFKYFPQLSNININKLYEDVSEFSKEDDVYKKDFLIESGKSYGVDVLLKYTLNRLFLWGVYSYGKNTRWDGFTTYAPVFDRRHNVNLVASYAFGKKKDLEVNVRWNFGSGLPFTPTAGYYQPETFGQGVTTDYTSTNSSGVGVLLGDFNSKRLPTYHRLDITIKKQFKFKNKTELEIIAAVTNAYNRKNIFYVNRVTNEKIYQFPLLPSLGISYKF is encoded by the coding sequence ATGAAACAAATACTCTCCTTATTTGCATTCTTAACCGTTTCAATTATCTCATTTTCTCAAGATCATACCGTTCGCGGATTCTTATTCAATAACGTAAACAGCGAAGTTGTTCCGTTTGAAAAAGTAATTCTTGTTCCGACCGAAAAAACTCAGGCTATCCTTGGAGCAAGTGCGGATGTGAATGGATTCTTTTCCATTCCGAAAGTTCCGATCGGGACTTATCTGTTGAAAATACAATCGGCTGATTTCAAAGAATACAACCAGGAGATCAAGGTTATTGAAAAAGGAGGTATTACCGAATTGAGAATCGAATTACTGGAAGAAGATGCTACCGATATCGGTGAAGTGGAAATTTCAGCTGAAACCAAAGCAAAAACCACCGAGGTACTCATGTCCGTGATCAAATTGGACAAAAAAGGATTGGAGCGAATTCCGGCGGTAGGTGCAGAAAACGATATTACGGCAGCTTTCTCGGTAACTCCGGGGGTTGTTACAACAGGTGACCAGGGAGGTCAGTTGTATGTTCGTGGGGGAACACCAATCCAGAATAAAGTGCTTTTGGACGGAATGACGATTTATAACCCCTTCCACTCCATTGGTTTCTTCTCAATCTTTGAAACGGAATTGGTGAAGAACGTGGATATTTACACCGGAGGATTTGATTCCAAGTACGGAGGAAGAATTTCTTCTGTCATGGATATTACCTACCGCGACGGAAATAAAAAGAATTTCGGAGGAAAAGTTTCCGTGTCTCCTTTCCTTGCAAAATTAGTAGTAGAAGGACCTATGTACCGCGCCAAAGAAGGAAGACCGGGAGCAGGATCGTTTATCTTTTCAGCAAAGCATTCCTTACTGGATTACACCTCCAAAGACTTATACCGCGGAGTAAACAACGGAAACGGGTTGCCTTATAACTTCACGGATTTATACGGAAAATTGACGTTCGCAACCGGACAGGGATCCAAAATCTCCGTCTTCGGGTTCAGCAATACCGACAAGGTAAACTACAACGAATCTGCAGCTTTGGATTTCCAGCAGGCAGGTGGAGGATTGTCGTGGATCTTATTGCCCGGTGGAGGAAAAACATTCATCAAAGGTCACTTAACAGCTTCCAGCTACAAGACCAACTTCAACGAAGTAGGTTCTCAGCCACGTACCAGCTCTATCGTGGGAACAGATCTTGGATTTGATTTCTCTTACTTCCTGAAAAATGAAAGCCAGATCGATTACGGAATCGGGATCAATATTTTCAAAACAGATTATTTGACCTACAACGAAGTGGCATCCAAAATCCAGGACCAAAACAACACGGTTGAGATCGGGGCTTATGCCAATTACAAATTCGTTACCAAAAGATTTGTGGTTCAACCGGGAATGCGCGTTCAGGCTTATGCAAGTTTGAGCACCATTTCACTGGAACCGCGTTTGGGTATCAAATACAACGCAAGCGATATATTCCGTTTGAAATTATCCGGAGGACGTTACTCTCAAAACTTTACGACCGCTTCTTCAGACAGGGATATCGTGAATTTGTTTAACGGGTTATTAAGTGCTCCGTCAAATGTTCAGGCAAATTTCATTACTGAAAACGGAAAAACGAAAAACCCGAAGAACGGGATCCAATACTCCTGGCATGCGATCATCGGTGGTGAACTTGACCTGACCAAGAACCTGATGCTGAACATCGAAGGATACTTCAAGTACTTCCCGCAACTGAGTAATATCAATATAAACAAATTATACGAAGACGTTTCCGAGTTCTCCAAAGAAGACGACGTGTATAAAAAAGACTTCCTGATCGAAAGCGGAAAATCTTACGGGGTTGACGTATTGTTGAAATACACCTTGAACAGGTTGTTCTTATGGGGAGTTTATTCCTACGGAAAGAATACACGCTGGGACGGATTTACCACTTACGCTCCTGTATTTGACCGTCGTCATAACGTAAACTTAGTTGCTTCCTATGCTTTCGGAAAGAAAAAAGACCTGGAGGTAAACGTACGCTGGAACTTCGGATCAGGGCTTCCGTTCACTCCGACTGCAGGTTACTACCAGCCTGAAACATTCGGACAAGGTGTAACAACAGATTATACGTCCACCAATTCATCAGGTGTCGGGGTATTGTTAGGAGATTTCAACTCGAAAAGACTTCCTACTTACCACCGATTGGATATCACGATCAAAAAACAGTTCAAATTCAAGAACAAAACAGAACTTGAAATCATCGCTGCAGTAACCAATGCTTACAACAGAAAGAATATTTTCTATGTGAACCGGGTTACCAATGAAAAGATTTACCAGTTCCCGCTACTTCCGAGTTTGGGGATCAGTTATAAATTCTAA
- the mazG gene encoding nucleoside triphosphate pyrophosphohydrolase produces the protein MELANNNLNQDPRLEAFARLLTIMDDLREKCPWDKKQTIQSLRHLTIEETYELADAIQANDLAGIQGELGDLFLHLVFYAKIGSELGAFDVTSVLNGICDKLIHRHPHIYGNVTADSEEEVKANWEKIKLKEGKKSVLEGVPNTLPALIKAMRIQEKVKGIGFEWSDIEDVKNKVIEEFSELHEAQQTLDPEKIEDEFGDVMFSLVNYARFININPEDALESTNRKFKSRFQKMEELIAGDAKNMGEMSLEEMDVYWEKAKVLLRNS, from the coding sequence ATGGAATTAGCTAATAATAATTTAAATCAGGACCCGAGACTGGAAGCTTTTGCGCGTTTATTAACCATTATGGACGACCTGCGCGAAAAATGTCCGTGGGATAAAAAACAAACCATCCAATCGCTGCGGCATCTGACCATTGAGGAAACATACGAATTGGCAGATGCGATCCAAGCCAACGATTTAGCCGGTATCCAGGGCGAATTGGGAGACTTGTTCCTGCATTTGGTTTTTTATGCTAAAATCGGGTCGGAACTGGGAGCTTTTGATGTGACCAGCGTCCTCAACGGAATTTGCGACAAGTTAATCCATCGTCACCCGCACATTTACGGCAACGTAACCGCTGATTCGGAAGAAGAAGTGAAAGCAAACTGGGAAAAGATCAAACTGAAAGAAGGCAAAAAATCTGTGCTGGAAGGCGTACCGAATACGTTACCCGCTTTAATCAAAGCGATGCGCATCCAGGAAAAAGTCAAGGGAATCGGTTTTGAATGGTCTGATATTGAAGACGTCAAAAATAAAGTGATCGAAGAATTCTCGGAATTGCACGAAGCTCAGCAGACTTTGGATCCGGAAAAGATCGAAGACGAATTCGGAGACGTGATGTTCTCACTGGTAAATTATGCCCGTTTCATCAACATCAATCCCGAAGATGCCCTGGAATCCACTAACCGGAAATTCAAATCCCGTTTCCAGAAAATGGAAGAATTGATTGCCGGAGATGCTAAAAACATGGGAGAAATGTCGCTGGAAGAAATGGATGTTTATTGGGAGAAAGCGAAAGTGTTGCTGCGCAACAGTTAA
- a CDS encoding acyloxyacyl hydrolase, producing the protein MKIALLFFLLPVFCYSQESRIDDWAFSLKGKSGFLAAHRGTMGHLAKDRLFAGELSFSKRLRSKNWCEEYRNPYAGITLYGSNLGNREILGYGFGAYGFIEFPWTRGEKHVFTCKLGAGLGAVTKVYDVAKNPKNVPMSTYLNALICLGIQGRWYMKPQHALIYSLDMTHFSNGSSKVPNLGLNMPYIGLGYEYTFKKKEVTNLNLTTFERVPFFKNWNVSVVGIISDKQIFPTGGRRYPVYALSGMLFKQFKPKVGMEIALDVISKQSITYYREYIPKTQWDILQIGGFIGYNIPLDKFRFVIGMGAYMKDRYQPDAMFYHRVGMRYQFGNGLLLNLVLKSHWAKADYIEYGVGYTFNYKGRYHAK; encoded by the coding sequence ATGAAAATTGCCTTGCTGTTTTTTTTACTTCCTGTTTTTTGCTACTCCCAGGAAAGTAGAATCGATGATTGGGCTTTCTCCCTGAAAGGAAAGTCCGGTTTTTTAGCTGCACATCGTGGTACGATGGGACATCTTGCCAAAGACCGTCTTTTTGCCGGAGAACTTTCGTTCAGTAAGCGTTTGCGCTCAAAGAACTGGTGCGAAGAATACCGGAATCCTTACGCGGGAATAACACTTTACGGATCTAATTTAGGAAACAGGGAAATATTGGGTTACGGCTTCGGAGCTTACGGATTTATTGAATTCCCATGGACAAGAGGCGAAAAACATGTATTTACCTGTAAGTTGGGGGCCGGCTTGGGTGCCGTTACCAAAGTGTATGATGTAGCCAAAAACCCGAAGAACGTACCGATGAGTACCTATCTGAATGCGTTGATTTGCCTGGGAATCCAGGGAAGATGGTACATGAAGCCGCAACACGCTTTGATTTACAGCCTGGATATGACGCATTTTTCGAACGGGTCCAGTAAAGTTCCGAACCTCGGGTTAAACATGCCCTATATCGGATTGGGCTATGAATATACCTTCAAAAAGAAAGAAGTAACGAACCTGAACCTGACGACGTTCGAACGTGTTCCTTTCTTCAAAAACTGGAATGTTTCGGTGGTCGGGATTATTTCCGATAAACAGATTTTCCCCACCGGAGGTAGACGCTACCCGGTTTACGCATTGAGCGGAATGCTTTTCAAGCAGTTCAAGCCGAAAGTGGGAATGGAGATCGCCTTGGATGTCATTTCGAAACAATCGATTACCTATTACCGCGAATATATCCCGAAAACGCAGTGGGACATTTTACAGATCGGTGGTTTTATCGGATACAATATTCCGCTGGATAAATTCCGTTTTGTGATCGGGATGGGAGCATATATGAAGGACCGCTACCAGCCGGATGCTATGTTCTATCACCGGGTTGGAATGCGTTACCAGTTCGGGAACGGCTTGTTGCTGAACCTGGTTTTGAAATCACACTGGGCAAAAGCGGATTATATTGAATATGGTGTTGGATACACTTTTAACTACAAAGGAAGGTATCATGCGAAATAA
- a CDS encoding DUF2807 domain-containing protein, protein MRNNWIVLIVTSLLVFSCKKPENRTCFKLLGSETTKEIQLASFNQLDLREHVEYVLIQDSLDKVVLKGGKNLLNLIEVKSEGGILTIENKNRCGFLRNAKKVVVAEIHFTHLINIRFIGTEPLTNVGTINTDYFTFYSRDGAGDVILDINAIQIDAEANHGWCNFTFTGTAQKARICAKSNSYCDVSGLTVSDSIYVASETVGDIKINADNLVIHGYITESGNILYKGTPLGQDVLINGTGTVKAF, encoded by the coding sequence ATGCGAAATAACTGGATAGTGTTGATCGTAACAAGTTTGCTTGTTTTTTCCTGTAAAAAACCGGAAAACAGGACCTGTTTCAAATTATTGGGATCTGAAACTACAAAAGAGATCCAGCTGGCATCATTTAATCAGTTGGATTTGAGAGAACACGTGGAATACGTGCTGATCCAGGATTCGTTGGATAAAGTGGTGCTGAAAGGCGGGAAGAACCTGTTGAACCTGATTGAAGTGAAGTCTGAAGGGGGGATATTGACCATCGAGAACAAGAACCGTTGCGGATTCCTCCGGAATGCGAAAAAAGTGGTGGTGGCCGAAATCCATTTTACACACCTCATCAATATCCGGTTTATCGGAACGGAACCTTTGACGAATGTTGGAACCATCAACACCGATTATTTTACTTTTTACAGCCGCGATGGTGCCGGAGATGTGATCCTGGATATCAATGCGATACAAATCGATGCGGAAGCAAATCATGGCTGGTGTAATTTTACCTTTACGGGAACTGCCCAAAAAGCACGTATTTGTGCAAAGAGCAACAGCTATTGCGATGTAAGCGGGTTAACGGTTTCCGATTCCATTTACGTAGCGTCGGAAACGGTCGGGGATATTAAGATCAATGCTGATAACCTGGTTATTCACGGGTATATTACCGAATCCGGGAATATTTTGTACAAGGGAACACCGCTGGGACAGGATGTACTGATCAATGGAACAGGGACTGTGAAAGCATTTTGA
- the cmk gene encoding (d)CMP kinase: MQSTQHITIAIDGFSSCGKSTLAKALAKKMNYTFIDSGAMYRCVALYAIQNGCALGAHKINLSCVVNSLPHIRIQFGTPDINGNRPVLLNSKDVSDAIRQLEVANIVSEVAAIKEVREFLVKQQQELGKNGGVVMDGRDIGTVVFPHAELKLFITAKPEIRAQRRFLELQAKGETNSLDEILENLKHRDRIDSTRSISPLTQAKDALVVDNSEMSETEQLDYVLNLVKNHTRA, encoded by the coding sequence ATGCAATCGACGCAACACATTACAATCGCAATTGATGGATTTTCTTCCTGCGGGAAAAGTACGCTGGCAAAGGCACTGGCAAAGAAAATGAACTACACCTTTATCGATTCGGGAGCGATGTACCGTTGTGTAGCACTTTATGCCATTCAAAACGGCTGTGCGCTCGGAGCACATAAAATCAACCTGAGTTGCGTGGTCAACAGCCTTCCCCACATCCGGATTCAATTCGGAACACCCGATATAAACGGAAACCGGCCCGTTTTGTTAAACAGCAAAGATGTTTCCGATGCTATTCGGCAGCTGGAAGTAGCGAACATTGTCAGTGAAGTGGCAGCCATCAAGGAAGTACGCGAATTTTTAGTGAAACAACAGCAGGAACTGGGCAAAAACGGAGGTGTTGTCATGGACGGAAGAGACATCGGGACGGTTGTATTCCCGCATGCGGAATTGAAGCTTTTTATCACTGCCAAACCGGAAATCCGTGCACAAAGAAGGTTCCTGGAATTGCAGGCAAAAGGTGAAACAAACAGCCTGGATGAAATCCTGGAAAATCTCAAACACCGGGACCGTATTGACAGCACCCGCTCAATCAGTCCGCTGACACAAGCCAAGGATGCATTGGTGGTTGACAACTCAGAAATGAGCGAAACAGAACAGCTGGATTATGTGCTGAATCTCGTTAAAAATCATACGCGTGCATAA
- a CDS encoding outer membrane beta-barrel protein gives MKKLSLLLGGMILTTAVMAQKPTEGAPMTLEGNVAGLAAFGFMNSSATNLNPTTNGGTTPSIVAPGLRFRYFATDNIAIRLSLGFSSSKTTNNFYENEVDNSGGAGTYVSRMGTTTIGIGGEYHFKGTEKLSPYAGLDINFGMGKMSVEGEQTDGVTWVAADYSEKGEQKTAGFGVGLIAGTDYYFVENFYLGVELGLGFNSYTMKEGSFSTTVAGVTTETTGNEMKQSGFSNNVMGMFRLGWRF, from the coding sequence ATGAAAAAGTTAAGTTTACTTTTAGGTGGAATGATTTTAACAACTGCTGTAATGGCACAAAAACCAACTGAAGGAGCTCCAATGACATTGGAAGGAAACGTTGCTGGTTTAGCTGCATTCGGGTTTATGAACTCTTCTGCTACAAACTTGAATCCTACAACTAACGGGGGTACTACTCCATCTATCGTTGCTCCAGGATTACGTTTCCGTTACTTTGCTACTGACAACATCGCAATTCGTTTGTCTTTAGGATTCAGCAGCAGCAAGACTACTAACAATTTCTACGAAAATGAAGTTGATAACTCAGGAGGTGCTGGTACTTACGTATCTCGTATGGGAACAACAACTATCGGAATCGGTGGAGAATACCACTTCAAAGGAACTGAGAAATTGTCTCCTTACGCTGGTTTGGATATCAACTTCGGTATGGGTAAAATGTCTGTAGAAGGTGAGCAAACTGACGGTGTTACTTGGGTTGCTGCTGATTACTCTGAAAAAGGAGAGCAAAAAACTGCAGGTTTCGGAGTTGGATTGATCGCTGGTACTGATTACTACTTCGTAGAGAACTTCTACTTAGGAGTTGAATTAGGATTAGGATTTAATTCTTACACTATGAAAGAAGGTTCTTTCTCAACTACAGTTGCTGGTGTAACTACTGAAACTACAGGAAATGAAATGAAACAAAGCGGATTCTCTAACAACGTTATGGGTATGTTCCGTTTAGGATGGAGATTCTAA